The Maylandia zebra isolate NMK-2024a linkage group LG1, Mzebra_GT3a, whole genome shotgun sequence DNA segment TGGTGGTGAATATCACTCTGAGGAAACACACCTCATTAACAAGGTCATCATTGATGGGAAGGCTTATATAGCAGATGTAAGTTTTGGGGTGTCACTCCAACTCTGGGAGCCTCTGGAGCTCATCTCTGGAAAGGAGCAGTCTCAGGCGGCGGGTGTCTTTCGCCTCATAGACAAGGGGGACATGTGGATGCTGGAGAAAACTGGCAGGAAACCAGAGGTTCCTAATCCAGAATTTGCTAAATCAAGTCTGTTAGACAAGAAGCAAACACAGGTGATTTACTCCTTCACCTTGGAGCCTCGTGAGCCATATCATTTCTCTCAGGTAAACCATGACCTCCAGTCAGACCCCGCCTCACTGTTCATCAATAAGTCCATCTGCTCTTTGCAGACACCCACAGGATTCAGAGCACTGGTTGGCTGGACCTACAGTGAGGTCACCTTCAAACCAGAGGAAGGTGTTGATGTGTATGACATGAGAAATGTAACAGATGATGCGCTAGAAGAAATTCTGAGGGAAAAGTTCAATGTGAAGCTGCAGAACAAACTGAAGGCTGTAAACAAAAAAGCATGCTACACACTTTAGAGAATTAACCAGCAGATGTCCTGCTTtgaaaaagctttaaaacagtaatcagaattaaaatcagaatactttattaatccctaaggaaaatTCTGCAAATCAAGCTTTGCAAAATTTCTGTTTTTGAAAAGTTATAAGTCACATTGAATGTCACGTTTCATATGATGCATTTCTATGACTGAAAGAAGTAAGGTCACTTTTTCAAtgtgttgtttcattttattcacaCACACTTTTGCAGGTCCAGAGTTGTAAATATTTTAGTGACCACATAAGGAGATCAGTACCAAAATTAactttttctttgcatttctCAAATACAACTATGAAATTGTATATATTTAAttaaacaaatacaacaaatcATGTTCTGTCACTTGAAAGAAACATTTCTACCTCAGTTGTTCGACTTGGAAAGAGGTAAGTGGTACGATAACGACACCTTGTGGTATAATAGACATGGTGCAGTGTTTAACTGCGTGAAAATTTGTCTAATAACACTAATTTATTCATATCAGTGACCAAAACCGCAAGTCTCGTCCGTGGATAAGCAGATGCAGCTCTAATTACCTCTGCTTGTCGACACACAAacctatattttattttgttttcataaatGTGGTCGAATTGAATCTCACGTGTTTATAAGAAGTAGCTGGTTGTGGTACTTAAACGTGAATGAAGTTAGGAGACTCATGGCTTCACGCCTGAAATAACTATTAAATATGCCAAAGTGACGTCATTATTTTGCGACAATAAATGACCTGTCAGAGACCCGAAAACAGAGCAACGTAACAAGGAATATCGTTGAAATTACAAATTTTAATTCCCAACTCTTACACTTTAAAATCGAGACCTTTAGTGGAGCCTGGGAGAAAACAGCTGTTCATACCAGTTACATGATCTCAAAAGGATTCACACACTCCAAACCAGGATAAGCCAATAACACTGCACACAGTGAAATCATTCATAAAACCCACACATAGAGGTGTTTGCTTTTACGATTAAGATTCTCCCAACGAGACCCACCTAATTTCTCTCCAGCCCCCAAATAATAAAATTCAAAATACTACAAACCATATTATGATGATTaattatcataaaagcctatgTATCCTTGTATTTTCTCTGTCTCCCCTGCCTGGCGCGTGGTTTGGCTTGTACAATTAAAAGGCTTAAACCACGAAACCTTCAGCTCATTCTCATACACAGAATAAATCAATAACAGCACCTGATATCAATTAATGTTGAGTCAATGATAATGAGTTCCCAATCATTTATAGTATTTACAAAAATATGTTACTGCAGTCaaaaccaattaaaaaaaataaaataaatctataTGCAAAGAAACGAAAGTTTAGATTTGAAATACAAATTTGAATAACATGTCGAATTTTGCCATAACCAATAATGCATGAGGTGGATTGTAGTGTTGCAGTCTTTGCACCTGATTTGGTACAACTCTTATTTAATCTGGAGCCGTGTGAGAGGAAAagtgtttatataaatataattgaaTTTCGTAAAGAGTTGGTTAGTAGCGCCTCTAGTGGTGATACCTGGGGTTTTATAAGTGCAGCTGAGCGTTGACAGTCACGCACCGTTTGACCATTAGCTACCGACAGCACGCAGCTGCAGGGCACAACCCAGCCCACAGGTAAGTTGGACTAATTAAAGCAGTTACACAACACATGAAGCTATTgtgcttaaaataaaaactaatagtGACCACTGATAATACATTTTCCACACTGTTTCTGTACTTTGGCAATAGATGTAAATGGTCAAGCTAGGAGATAATTTTTCAGATTGTTCTTGAGCAAAAACTTTACCGTGAACAAGACTTTTTGCTCCTTTTAGTCAGGGGCCAGCGCCATTTTGACGGCGGGAAACACAAGGCCAAGTAATTACTCCTGATGGTCTTACCTTGAAACGGAGTTATTGCAAGTAACCTTCCCTCCAAATACTCCTGCGCAAAATGTCACAGCTAAGGTTTAGGATTTGCGCTAATGTGACTGCATTTATGAAAGAGACCTGGGTTTCCAACACACTAGTGTTGGCCGTGTTCTACCGGAGGTCCACCACACAGCCAAGTGTTCAAATTCACCTGccatcaaaaaaagaaaactgtcatCCCTGTGTCAAACTCGGAGACATGGCGCCATGATGCTGTCTGCAGTTACTCAAAAGACTTGACAGAAACTAAGAGGATGGCTTTCAGGGtccttttattttatctttatttatttattttttccaccaAAGACAAAACAGTGTAGGAGAACCTACAGACCTGTTAAGGACTTTTATGTCTTATAGGAAGCTTTTACCAGTTGTCCTCTTATTTATTCAAACAGGTATTTGCTGGGAGTGTTATCTTCGTTTTAGCTTAtaggtgctgtgtgtgtgtttaaaaagaaaaaagctttaaaTATGTTGAAAGCCAACATTTGACGTGGACCCCCTTCATTCTTTAACACAGCTTGAactcttaggcaagctttcttaTAATTGAgccttcaggaatagttttcccaggctttctgaagaaGATTCAAAGCTTCAGGGCTCCAATCCATGACTGGTGGTGCCCAATTGTGAAGtggtgtgtggttttttttttgttttgttttattttgtcccCCCTCTCTCTATCCAGGTATGCCTTGACTACAATGCTAgggtgtttgggatcattatcatgctgaaaaaaggaaacatttgCCAATCAGGCTTCCAGATGATATTGTGTTGTGGATCAAACTCTGATGGTACCAGTTTTGGCAAGGTCCCCAACACTGATTTAAATGCAGCCCAAAATCATGTGTGTCCACTgggttttacagatggctgcagaTGCTCACTATACCTCTCCCTTGAGCTGGATAAGCCTAGCTCATTAGAAGGAATAAAGAGGATATGGTTTGTTTTGTGGGAAAAGGCTTTCATCACTCATTGGAGCAGAAACTCTGAGCCACATTCATGAACACATTCattatttgttttgtgtattgctTCTGTCAGCTAAGCAATTGGGATGCGCCACCCCTATCACCATCATGATCGATGCATATTATTGAATGAGACTGGCTATATACATTCCTTTTGTAGTATAAAGTAGCTCACTTACCTTTATCCTGTTTTTGCTTCCAGACTcatcaaaacacatccttgatCAAACACCAATCAAATAAGGTAAGGATAAAAAATTTCAGATTAATTTAGTTATAGTCAACATTTGTCATTAGAATgatatttaatgatatttaaaCATGTTTGCGCAAAATGTTCAGATCATTTTAATTGTATTCAACATTTCCGGGGGAGCACAGCCCAAAGACTAGTATTGGTAAGCAGCTGTTGAAAGGGTTAAATGAGGGGTAGGATAACCTGCCCTATTAAAACACTAATGCTTCCACCATCTTGCATTTCCATTGTCTTTACATGAACAGAAAACTGGAATGAAATTTAATTGTTATAAATTTAATGAGATAATCTTACATGAAATGTTAATTAAGATTAGGCATCTTGAATTGAATCATTGATTCTTAGATTGTAAGGAAGCAAAGAGCCTGCCAGGCTAGACCTAGAGTTGGACATTTGGCTGCATCCTATAAATTGACAGGATGTGACACAAAATGAAAGGTGtaggggttttcttttttcttttttttcttttttaaaaagctttgtAAGTGACATGCTGCAGACCTAAAATGATTATCAATGTGTTGTCCTGCATTTTACAGGCAAGATGAATTTGGAAGAGTACTTCAAAAGAATTGGTTTCCATGGCTCCTATGATAAACTGGACCTTGCAACACTGAAGCTGATCCACAGGCAGCACATTATGTCCATTCCATTTGAGAACCTCAGCATCCACTGTGGAGAGAAAATAATCATGGACCTTGAGGTTATCTTCAATAAGGTTGTGAGGGGTACCCGTGGAGGTTGGTGCTTTGAGAACAACTACCTGTTTAGCTGGGTGCTGAGACAAATGGGCTATGACACTACAACCTTGGGCTCCAGAGTTTTCGACACGAGCATTAATGACTTTGAATCCCAGGAAGTACATCTCATTAACAAGGTCATCATTGAGGGGAAGGCTTATATAGCAGATGTAAGTTTTGGATTATCTGGCCAAATACGGGAGCCCCTCGAGCTCATCTCTGGAAAGGAACAGCCTCAGGATGGAGGCGTCTTTCGCTTCATATGCAAGGACAATTTGTGGATGCTGGAGAAGACTGGCAGAAGAACGGAGGTTCCTAACCCAGAATTTGCTAAATCAAGTCTGGTCAACCGGAAGGAGACGCGACTGATCCACTGCTTCAGCTTGGAGCCTCGTGAGCCAGATCATTTCTTTCAAGTGAACAATGACCTCCAGACAGACCCCACCTCACTGTTCACCAACAAGTCCATCTGCTCTTTGCAGACGCCCACAGGATTCACAGCGCTGGTTGGCTTGATCTACAGTGAGGTCATATTTAAGCCAGATGAAGGTGTTGATCTCTATAACATGAAAAACATAACAGAAGATGAACTAGAGGCTGTGCTGATGGAGAAGTTCAAAGTGAAGCTGCAGAACAAAATGCAGGCTGTAAACAGAAGAGTAGTCCTTGAATTTTAGAAAATTACTCCTTATACATCCTGCTTGGGAACACTGGCATGAATGAAGCTCCCTGGCTTTCTGTTTATTTGAAAGATTATCAGTGGTGTTGAATGTGTTTTGTATGACTATAAATGATACACTTgcatggaaataaaaaaaattaaaataaaataaaataaaaaagtcaaggcatcatttcagtctggttttgtttttgtttgtttttttccttctatctTCCCCTCCATACAGTTCTGCAAGTTCAGAGATGGAAGAAAACATATCAGTGAATTGTCTAgtatttgattattattattattttatttttgtttttaaggctTTTAGAACGGTAAAACGTATAAACAGATCAAGGTCAAGATGAACATATTTTCATTTTCCAAATATCACTCAATTGATTTCTAGTCTTAACTAAATAAAATCAATTGAAGTCTGCATTGTCCCTCTGACAGAAAGGTGACCAGTCCAAGGTGTACCCCTGCTTCTCCCATTGTGATGGCTAGAATAGGATTCCAGAACAATGCCATCTCTGTGATCCTGAACTATGTGCGGGTGGATGGATTCAAACAATCATTGGACTATCTCAAATCTGTCTGCTCAAAGATTTCAAACTATTAGATGCTTGCATTTTCTCCCATGTAGTTTTTATGTAATCATATCAAACTACTTTCCATTCGTAAGAGCGCTTTCTGGAACATAGAAACCAGGTTTTCTTGACTGTTACATAAGCGAAACCTGCCGTCCATGCAGTTTGCCTGCAGCAGGCGGGACTTCAACGTTGGCACCGCCCCTTATTTGGGTCACACCCAATCATATTAGCTGCGCACACACTCGATCAGGATTGGTCAGCAGGCCTGTCCTACAGCTGAGGGGAAGGGTGTTGTAGCTGCTTCTCAGACCATAGACAGTGGTTCAGACATGAACTCCTTGGAACAGGCCGAAGGTAATCAACAGTAAAAGCGACTCAAATTAATCAAATGTAAAGTTTCAGCGGGTATAGTCGTTGCAGCCAAAGCCACGGAATGTTTACTGAGCAAACGTCTTAAGATGGATTGTGAAATTTTGGCGTAATAATGCGTTAGCCGGCTAGTTTTCTTAGCATGCTCGTTAGCCTAACTGACAAAACATTCAGCCACTGATACCCTTAATTATTTACACGCAAACACATGTTTAATTGTTAAATCCCCCCGCTTTTGTAACTGGGATCGTAGAGTCATAGccagcaactttttttttatttttacatatgtAGGGAATATGATCAGCTTGGAAGTGAAAGTGTAGCAAACCTACAGGGCATTTAACAGCTTCATTTTAAGTAATGGTGGGTTTCTGTCTTCAGTTTACAACTTTGAGTGATGACACCAACTGAGCTATAGGGCTAAGGCTGGCTTTATTTTAAGATTGAATTTCATGACATTCTTTTGGGGAAGAGactaaaaaaagcttttctggGGATACCTGCGTAATCCTTGGTCCAAACACAGCGTCTGCTCATGGTCCTGTTGTTTTGTTGCAGACCTGAAGGCCTTTGAGAGAAGACTGACAGAGTATGTCTCCTGTTTGCAACCTGCCACAGGCAGGTGGAGAAGTAAGTGACAACAGCAGAGAAGTTACAATGGTTGACATCTTTTTGATATTGCAATTAACCTGAAAGAAGTTCATGTTGATCTCAAACTGCAACTATTAGCTAAAGCTCTACGGTGAGTTGATTTAAATATCTTGTTCTTATGTTTTCTTTCAGTGATACTGATAGTGGTGTCTGTCTGTACAGCTACTGGAGCTTGGAACTGGTTAATAGACCCAGACACACAGAAAGTAAGTATTTGTCGAGAAAGTCTGACTCGAAGAGAAATCAGAGGTATATATATATCCCTTGTATTGAACAGTATGGCCAACAGGGATAAGTGGTATCATTAGGTAACTTTTGATCCAATAAAAGCAGCCTCATGCATTAATAGATAA contains these protein-coding regions:
- the LOC101482061 gene encoding arylamine N-acetyltransferase, pineal gland isozyme NAT-10 isoform X1, with amino-acid sequence MNLDEYFKRIGFHGSYDKLDLATLKLIHRQHVMSIPFENLSIHCGEKITMDLEVIFNKMVRSSRGGWCLENNSLFGWVLRQMGYDTTTLGSRVFSPTGGEYHSEETHLINKVIIDGKAYIADVSFGVSLQLWEPLELISGKEQSQAAGVFRLIDKGDMWMLEKTGRKPEVPNPEFAKSSLLDKKQTQVIYSFTLEPREPYHFSQVNHDLQSDPASLFINKSICSLQTPTGFRALVGWTYSEVTFKPEEGVDVYDMRNVTDDALEEILREKFNVKLQNKLKAVNKKACYTL
- the LOC101481779 gene encoding arylamine N-acetyltransferase, pineal gland isozyme NAT-10 — protein: MNLEEYFKRIGFHGSYDKLDLATLKLIHRQHIMSIPFENLSIHCGEKIIMDLEVIFNKVVRGTRGGWCFENNYLFSWVLRQMGYDTTTLGSRVFDTSINDFESQEVHLINKVIIEGKAYIADVSFGLSGQIREPLELISGKEQPQDGGVFRFICKDNLWMLEKTGRRTEVPNPEFAKSSLVNRKETRLIHCFSLEPREPDHFFQVNNDLQTDPTSLFTNKSICSLQTPTGFTALVGLIYSEVIFKPDEGVDLYNMKNITEDELEAVLMEKFKVKLQNKMQAVNRRVVLEF